Proteins found in one Hevea brasiliensis isolate MT/VB/25A 57/8 chromosome 18, ASM3005281v1, whole genome shotgun sequence genomic segment:
- the LOC110661587 gene encoding uncharacterized protein LOC110661587 — MVLWEITLGTAYFLGLKRTYRLALRIQRRLVSPKRPKIRQFLHRRTRAVFDVALKVHQNIQQRDIEVGRNLGNWILRWLDRMKPSAQIRGPLPMKPPNGANTNVNMKKQVTSSSHLKTSGSIQSPRSQDSSRHLFTASRNMWSQPFPAIAMMMRPPRPAGTITQYRHLCISGRPDYIGGASSFEGVIRKDIMQYLLQN; from the exons ATGGTGCTTTGGGAGATCACATTGGGAACTGCGTATTTCTTGGGTCTCAAACGGACTTACAGACTCGCTTTGAGGATTCAACGTAGGCTTGTATCTCCTAAGCGTCCTAAGATACGCCAGTTTCTTCATAG ACGAACACGTGCTGTTTTTGATGTTGCACTCAAGGTTCACCAGAATATACAACAGAGAGACATAGAAGTAGGTCGGAATCTTGGTAACTGGATTCTGCGATGGCTGGACCGAATGAAACCTTCTGCTCAGATACGTGGTCCCTTGCCAATGAAACCCCCAAATGGTGCTAACACAAATGTGAACATGAAAAAGCAGGTAACCAGCTCCTCCCACCTGAAAACTTCTGGGAGCATTCAGTCACCCAGAAGCCAGGATTCTAGTAGGCATCTGTTCACTGCATCAAGAAATATGTGGTCTCAACCTTTTCCTGCAATTGCAATGATGATGCGGCCACCAAGACCTGCTGGAACTATTACCCAGTACAGACACTTGTGTATCAGTGGTCGGCCAGACTACATTGGTGGAGCAAGTAGTTTTGAAGGAGTTATTAGGAAGGATATAATGCAGTACTTGCTGCAAAACTGA